In Aequorivita sp. H23M31, a single window of DNA contains:
- a CDS encoding response regulator transcription factor, with protein MIRVLIVEDDLDLGNLLKQYLEVKNFSVHRVFDGVEAREELQINPYDILVLDIMMPREDGFELAEKIKKLYPNLPFLFVTARKMKEDILKGLKLGADDYITKPFDADELVLRIQNILKRNNLPETSEIETFHIGNFVFKPKNLTLATQHSSKTLTLKEAQLLHYLVLNQDQLIKREEVLNLLWKEADFFSGRSLDVFISRLRKYLSEDPSIGIESIRGIGFRFFTG; from the coding sequence ATGATTCGAGTTTTAATAGTTGAAGACGATCTTGACCTGGGAAATTTGCTCAAACAATACCTAGAGGTCAAAAACTTTTCGGTCCACCGTGTTTTTGATGGGGTGGAAGCACGGGAAGAATTGCAAATAAACCCATATGATATTCTTGTTTTAGATATAATGATGCCCCGAGAGGATGGATTTGAATTGGCAGAAAAAATTAAAAAGCTCTATCCCAATCTTCCTTTCTTATTCGTGACTGCCCGTAAAATGAAGGAAGACATTCTAAAAGGATTAAAATTGGGCGCAGATGATTATATCACTAAACCATTTGATGCTGATGAACTGGTCTTAAGAATACAGAATATTCTGAAAAGAAATAACCTTCCGGAAACTTCAGAAATCGAAACTTTTCACATCGGAAATTTCGTTTTTAAACCTAAAAATCTAACTCTGGCCACACAACATTCCTCCAAAACCCTGACGCTTAAAGAAGCTCAATTACTTCATTATTTGGTATTAAATCAGGATCAACTGATCAAAAGGGAAGAAGTTTTGAATCTTCTTTGGAAGGAAGCAGATTTTTTCAGTGGAAGGAGTTTGGATGTTTTTATAAGTCGTCTTCGAAAATACCTATCCGAAGATCCATCCATAGGTATTGAAAGTATAAGAGGAATAGGATTTCGATTTTTTACAGGATAA